CGGTCTTTTCTTTTAGCTCATCTAAAGGCAGAGCAGGCACTTCAATAGGTGGTGGTGCTTTTACTTCGGTATTAGCTGTATTATTCTTGTTCCTTGTGTACGCTGAAACATCCAAATACATAAGTTTGAGAATACCTTAATAATATCACAATCCTATAAACATATTCCAGACTTCATATAACCTCTTCAGTGCATTCAGTAATCTTttggagaaaagaaaagaaaaaggcaaTCTCATTCAGATAGAAGGGTGATCGTTAAAACATTCATTTGCGTATTGAAGTCAGATATCGTGCATCTGATACTGAATCACGTGAAATTCATTATCAGATGAATAAAATGAGCAGATAATTCATCTATAGAAACACGATAATTAGAGAGAATCAGGTTTCTGCCATAATTATCAGTAACCTGACAAAATTATAAAGATATATCCATACATACCATCATTATGGTCATCACTGTTTTTCAATGGTTCATCTTCATGTGGATTGTGTGACTCTTCAACTTGACAATTACAACACAACCAACGACgcatcttttctcttttctttattgagTGAAAACCAGGTGAATTCGCATTTCCCTGTCGATGACAACATCAAATCAAACAACAACCCACAtgtcaaattcctcaacaataaCCAGATCCCACacctttttttaagaaaaaaatcgCTTTCTTGTGTGTGAATTCTCATTTCCCTAAATATATATAACATCAACAACCCCAACCCACATGTCAAATTTAACCAAATTTCACACTTTTTTTTAAAAACACTTTCCCGTGAGTGTAATAAATGCTAACTCAATAACAGAATCTCATAACCTACCAAACCCATCAACAAAGCTCTGTATAATAATTACATGAAATCAAAACCTTAATAATCATATTAATTAATTAACAGATTAACCCCGAGAAGTACAGTTTCTAAATATTAATTAACCacaccaacagaaaataaaaattcaaaattaagCGATAATCAATTCGTTCTCACCAATAAACCATGCTTTTGaacttcttcttccatttttAATCAGAGAATTTCAagtttaagaaaaaaaagaattctgAGCTATGAAAATGTAAACCCTAGATCGAATAAATATATGTAGGATTTAGTTTATTTTAAATCGAACACGATCAAAGAATATACTTGAaaattaattataaaaaataaaattcttcaaaaagacgagagaagaaatggattTGATTAcctggttttctttttcttctctaggGTTTGTTTTTCTTGTGATCGAAAAAACCGGGAAGACTGGTATAAAGGAGAGATAGAACAAATTATTGCCAGGTAAGCCAACGCGGCATCAaaatggaaataaataatttattttccatTGAACTGCGACATCGTTATTCGTTAATATGCTGTCTCGTTTTGTAAACACGACACGTGGGGATGGAATGTGGTTACTATGGATGAGTACGGGGGATTTGGGCACGTGGTGGGTTCTGGCTGCGGGACTATGGTTGGAAAAGTACAATGGAGCAATGATACGAACAGGCTGGATTGGTGGGTTGGCTGACAATGGAAAGGAGGGCCCAGTAAATAAGAAAGGAATGGTCAGTTCATTGCTTTGGATTGACGACTAAGTCAACTGGTCTCCTCcactttctttaatttttttggtCTGTGGGAGAAGACGACTATTGATTTTGCTTTTGGCCTTTGTAGTTGAGTTTTCAAATGGTAGAGGAGAGTatctttgttgattttcttttcttttcttttattgtgaTTGCAAAATGCAAATGGACGGTGTTCCAGACTCCCTCGGATGCTTAAatttaaagcaaagaaaaatgCTTCTTATGAATCTAAAAGCTCAAACTAAATAAAACAAAATCGAGTCCGATTTGTGCACAAATAAATAAATCGTGTATGGTAACATTATGGGTGCACAAAAATTGGAAAGAAAGTAAATTCAGAAGAGATCCTGACTGtccatttttattaaaatttttaCGGTCGTTGAATTTAGGCATATAAACATTTTTTTCGTCTCCAGCTTCCATGTTTCTCGGCTTCTAGAGGTAGGTACCGAAACCCTCACTTCTTCCTGCTAAGGAGAGTCGGGAAGATTCTGATCACATCGGTGGAATTGTTTTATGACATATCAATTTTGCCTGCAGTTTAGTTTATTTGTTTGCGTAATCTTTCTAAGTGTTAGAAATTTAGTTTATGTGGGAGGATTTCATTGGaattcttttcaaaaatctataacTTCGATAAATTTTATCATGTCATCTGAGATGCACAGTGTAGTGTGTCTGTTTGAGCGTCTGTTGTTGTTCCATTGCAGGTCAACAAAATAAAAGGGAGAGCTAGGCTTTGATATGTATGGAGAGGCCCGAGAGGGTAATGTGGTTGTTGCTATTGCTGTAGAGTTGCTGCACAACCACCCATGACTAAAAACCATAATGGCAGAAACAGTCCATATGGTAGTGGATTCTACTGCACAACTCCCCTACCAGAATTGTTTTAGTGTTTCTACATCTAATTTTTAATGCTTTTAGAAGCATGTGTGGTTAACTGACCCAATATTAGCTACAGAAAAGTCTGACATAAGCAGTTATCTGTTTGTTCTAAGCTGTGTCAGGTTATGTTCTGCAGTTTATATATGTTGGTTTTTGGAAATATTCATAAGCATATCACTATGAAATCTTTTTGTTCTCGAGTTTCAAGTTtctgagatcaatctgtagtaaaaCTTTAATCAGATGTACTGGGAGATCTGGAAACAGGAGGTTGCTTCATCAAAAGGTGGGTCTAAAGGAAATTTCATGTAGCTCTGCCACTGCAACCATCTTATCAGGCTCCTTTCTTCTTTGTAGCTTTCTCCTTTTTTCACTTCCTTGGTGAGCATTCTGGGAGCAATAGCCATGGACATGAGTTCTTGGAAGAGCAGTTTACAGGCATAAGGTATGTGCACCTGAACGATGTCAGTCTTATTCTTGCAACCTCTGCACTCGAAGGTACCCTTTCTGAGATTTGCAATAGCTATCAATCCACAGTGCTCACACACATGAACCCTGTATGCATCACTCTGGTCCATCAAACGTTCTTTCAGAAAGTTTGCAGCACCATGTGCAATCATACAATCTCGCTCCATCTCCCCAAATCGAAGACCTCCGTCACGTGAACGACCTTCAGCTGGCTGCCTCGTGAGGATCTGGACAGGGCCTCTGCCACGAGAATGAACCTTATCATCCACCATATGTTTTAGTCTCTGGTAGTAAGTCGGACCCAAAAATATCATGGAAGTTAGCTTCCTCCCTGTGTGTCCATTGTACATAGTCTCATAGCCTCGCATCTGATATCCACACTTGTGAAGGGCTTTGCTGATATTGTCCACTGTTACATCAGTGAAGGGAGTAGCATCTCCTTCCTTCCCCACGTGAGCTGCAACCTTTCCCATTATACATTCTATAAGCTGACCAATTGTCATCCGAGAAGGAATAGCATGTGGATTTACTATAATGTCTGGGGTGATGCCTTCAACTGTCCATGGCATATCTTCTTGTGTGTATGTCATGCCAATAGTTCCTTTCTGACCATGCCTACTGCTGAACTTGTCTCCAATTTGAGGTATGCGAACAGATCTCATCCTTACTTTAACAAATCTCAAACCATtagcattagttgtcaatatgaCCTGATCCACCATCCCACTTTCACTTTGCCTCATGATGGTACTGTGGTCACGGCGTGTGAACCGAGATGCCTGTCCTTGTTCAGCATCATCTTGTGCAACGGGACTGGTCTTTCCGATAATTGCATCTTCACCTGAGACCCTTGTACCAGGAGCTGCAAGACCATCATCATCCAATTTATCATACGAGCCATGTCTCATTCCCACAGTATTCTCCCTGCTAGGCCGCCCGAAATCCTCTTTAATAAGAGTTCCCACCTTTTTTTCCTCGTCTCTGTATGAACGGAAGAACAATGAACGGAAGAAACCACGGTCAATTGATGATTGGTTCATGATAACAGAATCTTCTTGATTATACCCAGAATAACAGGCAATTGCAACAATGGCGTTAATGCCAGCTGGGAGCTGCCTGAAGTGCAACTGTTCCATAGCACGAGTAGTAACAAGGGGCTTCTGTGGATAGTAGAGAACATAGGCCAAGGTATCCATCCGTAACTGATAGTTGGTCACATATATTCCCATTGCTTGCTTGCCCATGGATGATTGATATGTGTTACGTGGAGACTGGTTGTGGTCTGGGAATGGGATAATAGAAGCACAAACACCCAGTATCAGCGATGGATGAATCTCACAATGAGTGTAAGTATTAGAATACGCCTCATTTGGATTGAGTCTTGCAGATACAATATCATCTATTGTCATGGAAATCATAGTAGTTTCTTCTTCCTCTGTATCGACATATTCTATGTATCCTTTCTCGATAAGATCATGCCAGCCAATCTCCTCAGGAGACTCCCTTTGCTGCAATGCTTGAATATCTCTTTTCTTAATCAGCGGTCTCTGATTCTCTACAATAAACAGTGGGCGACTGCAGCGTCCATAATCAGTATACAGCCGCACTTCATTCAAACAAGCATCCCGGATGACTCCAACTTCCGTGTTGACGTCAATCCGTCTTCTCAACTGCCGTAGAGTAGTTACCAAAAGCTCGGGATTACGATGAATTCCAACCCAGCAGCCGTTAACAAAGATCTTGGTAGATCGGTGAATGACTACAGGAGAAATTTCCCCAAAATTTTCCACACCCCACTCGTCCAAAGTTTCCAGTATTGGGATTGCTGAGGATCCTACTGTTATGTAAGCCATAAGTGCGAGATTATTTACCAGTCCACAGGCCTGTCCTTCTGGTGTCTCTGCTGGACACATTATTCCCCATTGTGAATTATGCAGCTGCCTGGGTTTTGCCAATTTCCCTTCACGCCCTATTGGTGAATTTAACCTCCGCAGGTGTGACAGAGTTGATGCATATGTTAAGCGGTTGAGCACCTGTGAAACACCAGCTCTTGTACCTGCTGCATTTGCTTGCCCCCAGTTTCCGGTACCAAGGGAGTATTTCAGACCATTGGTAATTGTACTAGCTCTTATCCCAAAATGCAAATTACAATCTTTTCCATTATCAACACACCTCTGAACATATCCCCTGACATCCCTTGTCAACTTCCTGAACAGATTTCGGAACAGGCCTCCAAGCAGAGGACCAGCAAGGTCTAGCCTCTTGTTTCCATAATGATCCCGATCATCCTCAGGCCTTCGACCAAGTGCACAAAGCAAAAGCCGGTGAATGATGTCCCCAAAATAGTAAGCTTTCCTGGTTTCACAATACTCTCCAGTACCAACATGAGGAAGCATTTCCTTCTGGAGTATCTCCTTTGCATACTGGATCCTCTTTGCTCTTGTTGCACCAACagtggatcctcttttaccaatgTAATCTAGCGCAACCTCTTGGTTATGAAACACAAATGCTTCTTCCAAAGACGGCCGAAGTAGATCCATCATCTCGCTATCTTGAAAATCATAGCATATGTGCTCTAGTATATCCTTGTCAGCAACAAATCCTAATGCCCTGAACACAACAATTATCGGTATATCTGAGCGTATATAAGGAAGCGTAGCTCGAATGCACTGTCCTGGAGAAGCCCCTTTCGCCTTTCCCCGAGAAACCATCCCCACAAACATACTGCTCGGTGGTCTACTATGCGACTCCCCATAGACCGCACTTCAGCAACATAAGCAAACTTGTTAGGCTGCTTCCTCTTGAATACATAGACATGATTAGTACTCATCTTCTCCTGAGCAATTAAAACCTTCTCACTCCCATTGATTATAAAATATCCACCTTGATCATAAGGACATTCACCCAACTCCACCAAATCTTTCTCCGAATTCCCGTTCAACGTACAATACTTCGACCGCAGCATAATCGGTACCTTTCCAATGAAAACCTTTGGCAACAATTCGGTTCCAGTAACTTCTTCACAATCATGTCCTCTCTGTACAATATCTTTAGTGACATCCACATAAAGAGGAGACGAATATGTCAAATTCCTCAACCGTGCAGCTCTTGGAAACAATGTTGCTGTTTCTCCATCAGCTTCAGTCATAATTGGTTTACTCACATATATCTGACCGAACTTAATTTTGTAAACTGTCTCAACAAATTCAGATTGTTGTTGTAGACGACTAGGGTTGTGTTGAGATTCAGAACGAATTTCGATATCAGGAGTCTCTGATACAATTTCTTGCATCGTTGTTTGGATGAATTCGTCGAAGGAATCTAGTTGTTGTCTTACTAATCCCATCTCTTCGAAGTAGGCGTTGACTACAGGCCATACATCTTCTTGATTTATTTCTTgtttctcttcatcttcttcttcatcttcttccatggGAACAAGAGCAGGAACAATTTCATCATCTGCTACATCCATGTTtagtttgatttgattgattactaATTATTGTccagttaattttaatttcagttttcagattatttttttttttgattttttcgttTTAGGTTCCGTTTTTGAGAGAATCTCTGATCGGAGCAGAGAAGttgtgatgaaaaaaaaaaaaattagaccatcCATCAAGGGCTATTTAAAGATGGGATGGCGGTGGGGGAAAAGGAAATAGCCTAGAAGCTTCCTTAGTTATATGTTATGCACAACTTCGACTCTTACCAAGGGGCTATCCAGATTTCATCTGGAAGCTGAATAGTACATCCAATTTAGTGGGTGCTCAATAACAAATACACTTGCGCAAAAAAAGTCGTGCGTTTGACTATTTAAGGCAAATCCGCCGCCTCTTTTGAAAGGAGCAGTGGAGATGATTGCCGGATTTCGggataaaggaagaaaaaaaccTGAGTTTGAATCAACACATCTAGAGAAAGATAGCAATGGCCGATGGATGATCAATTGTTCTACTACTGGACCATGTAAGCTGATATGAATTATGCTCATTTTCAAAAAATATTAAGGTCGCAgagcggaaaaaaaaaaaaaaacacctaatCGAATTGAATTCTATTACTTCAATAGATGTACTAAAAAAGTATTACCCGGTAATTGCGGTAAAAGGAACTCACGTTGATCATGTAAGAAATCTCATACTGCTGGACAATGTTTATATGGACTCACTTCTATAAATGGGAGAAGAAAACTCATACGCAGACTAATCAAACAACTTGGTAATGATCTGTGACTAGCTGTGTTCTCTGGGCAAACTTTGGAGGTGGACCATCTCTCAGTGGCAAGACATTCACAACCTGCAAAATAGTTTATGTTCAAAGTTAATAAGCTGGATTCAGCAAACAAAGTAACTCAAACAGCATATGATATGAGGAATATAATCATAAAAGCAAAGGATTGATGCAAAGACATTAGAGATGGGGGTTGAGCAGAACTCTAAAATCCTAAGCACGGACGTAATTAGTCAGAACGATTTCCTGAGAAAATTGAAACTACAGTTGTAATGTATTATTGAAGTAATTTGGGCAAGTCAAGTACTGTGGATCAAATTATTGGGATACTTATATCTACTATTTTACTTGTAGCTAGGAACTTCACAAACCTTTAAGTCGCTGAATGTTTTTGCGGCAGTGAACCTTACAGAAATGGGAAAGAACACTGAAGCATCCACAGCAGGGACAACAAACTCCATCGATCCACTATAAAGATATCAACAATACCAAATAAGATTTTCTAGTTTGCCATTGATTTAATGAAGGAAGCCGagttgacaaaaaaaaaagaaatcagtcGCATTAACTGACCTGCGGTTAGAGTTGTCAATTAGAAGTATTGACCACTCCAACATGGAACTCCTTGAGTTATACCTGCATTATTGAAAAGTACAAATTTCAAAGTCCAATGGCTGAAAGAACTTGCGACATTTTAGATGAAACATTAATTTGGCATGCACACACTGCAGAAACATTAGCATACCtctcaaaataagaaaaaataaaaatagaaaaacttAATTTGTCGTCAACACTCTAACACGGCATGCATGAGAAGGgcataataaataaataacagaAAAGAACCAATTACCTCCAGTCACCATCAACCTGACTCACATTTGGTGTATCTCGAAGTGCAGGAAGGGGCACCGAGATCACAACATTGTGCAAATCAAACATAGTTGATGCCTCATATTCCATGCTAACATAACTGTCACCTCCAGAAACAGACGGCCAGCAGTTGACTGCAAACACAACATAGTTTAATAACATGTACCAGAACAAAAAATGACTTAACTACTAATGGTTTCCAGAATCAAAACTCACTGGTCAAGGGCACTAAAGACTCGTCAGTACTCTGCATTCTCCACCTCAAGAGACTAACACCCGCATCACCAGGTGGACAGATTGGAAAAGGTCTGTTTGGATCTTTCAGGCCTAGTATGTTTTCATTTGAAAATAACTCTTTGTTGATGTTCGGGTGTGTTTTGAAATGGACGGCAGAGTTGGTTCCAGTCTCGATCTGAAATTAGATGCAGAATATATTGATGAAATAAATTAGTGAATAGAACAACTAATTCAAGTTGGACCCACCTAACCATATCATTAGCTAATAAAATGCTAAGAAACCAACAGATGTAGAAACCTGAAAAGTGAACTAACATGTTATGATGTTATATACATTACAGAGTATGAAGAATGTGCACATCAAATATCAAGTTCTAATGGTTTTGGGAATAACAATACAGCTAACATCAACTTCCGTACCCTAAACCATATACACTCTATGTAAAGGACAACATccattacagaaaaaataaagAGATTCCCGAAGTTATAACCATGCACGAGAAAGACAGACACAGTACCTGAGCTTGTATAAGTCCATCCTCCTGATTAAGTATTTGAAGCATAAGTGTACCTTGAACATCAAAGTTACTAACCCCACCTTCCCGCTTGAGTATCACATTGAGCTTCTCTTCAATATTTAATGTAATGGGATCAGTAGGTGGTGGTGCAGCTGATTTGGAGACAGCACCACTTTGTTTCACATCCTCAACAATAACTTCACCTTCAGCCTTTAAAGATTCCAAGAATTTGTTTGTCCTTTGTGTTTTACCAAGCTGCATGCCACCTTTAGGAGGAGCAGTAGCAGATGCATTAGGACGACCTGATTATGCAAATACAGAAAACTGTGATCTGGCTTGCGAAAGAACTATAATCTTCCCAGAAACAGTAACAGGGAAATTGAAAAGAACTATTAAAGCAACAGTAGGTTGTAGAAGTCAAGCAGATGAATAGAATAGTAACCTTTCGGCTTATTAATAAAGGACTCCAAATCGGGAGATGATCCAAATGGAGAACCACTTCCGATACCACCTCCAACACCAGATATACTCGAGTCCATGAAGCTACTCTCAATTCTCGATGATATTGACTGAATGGAACCAAGCCCTCCAGCCCCTCCTCTACCCCTCTCAAGCTGCATatgaacatgaaatattatcATATTACTGCAAAACTAAAGGAATACAGTTGACCAACATGAAGAAGATTACATAAACATGACGAGCACAACAGATCTTAATATGGGGAGCCAATGTGTATATTGTACCTTGCTTTTGTCAATCTCACTAGCTTTACGCTTCATAACATCCTTGGTGTCATCGATCTTACTCTGCCTTAACAGCTTATGCAAGTTTTCTTCATGACTTTCCATCTCACAGTATTGTTTAACCTGTGAAATAGTAACATTTTCTTTGTGCCCGAGACAGATTACTTCATCGAAAGCAAAAATCAACTCAAACCCTGACTGGCAAATTCCTTCTTCATCTACAGCGGGGCAATATTCGGGAACCTGAATAGAATTAAGGAAACAATTTGTGGAATCTTCATCACCTTCTCATCAAAAGGAAAATTATATAGTATGTTTACCGTTTTCTAAGAGCCTAAatgaaaaaaataacataaaaaacaTTGACACCCCTGCGCACATAGGCCGGACAAAAAGGATACGATTTTGGAAAGCAGTCGCAGAGTTTCCAAATCTTCCACTATGTTGCTCTGTTTGTTTGTTACAAGTAGCAAATAAAGAGCATCCATTGGTTGGTAGACATATCTGACATTTTCAGTCTCAACAAATGTGTGTTGTTTTCCTACACCAACCAACTTGGGAAATGCAGCAAGTAAACCTTCAATTCTTATACGAGTCATATCCACAAACTGCCTTGAAACAAGGactggaagaaaaaagaaaaaaaaccttcAATGTTAACAAGTGTAACTCAAATGGTGTCAGCCCATTATAGAATATTAGTCAACAGTCGGCTAGATAAAAGCAATCTCACCTTTACCAGATTTACTAACAATGGAAGCAGCAAGAACCACCTAATCacaccaaaaaacaaaaaaaaaatgtaaatttcaGCACAAACAAAATGAACCATCTTTACCAGATTCACAAATAAAAAACTTTGAAATCAAATATTTCATATTTGGTATGAATTTTCTTAGTCTCTTAACATTCACAAGATATTTTCAAGCTTTAATTTAGGATCAACCTCAATCAAACCACGCATACAAATGACATCAATAATAAAACAATCGTTGCTAATCTTTAACCAGCAattacatgattaaattaatcattatatTTTTCCAAGTAAACCATACAGAGCAGGAGATCAAATGATGAAAACCAATAAGCAGCCACACATTACATTACAACCAACTTGACATCACATTACATCCAATCACCAGATTGAGTCACATTCCAAGAACCAACATAATACATGACCTAAACCTATACGAATCAAGTGATCCTCATCATGGGGTAAGGTCCGTGAACAACACAAATAGAATTTCAAGTAGTTACCATAGTTTTCCTAAGTAATATATATTACATTGTTCGTGAACAACATATCTGCAGTTCGTATTCAGTTTCTCAACATTTATGCGTTCTATTTGTGTCAAAAACAACAATTTCAgaaggaaaaaaacaaacaaatacaatTCTCAAGTCCAGTGCAATGTTCCTAGATTAAACTAAATGGATGAATAAAAAATAGCCGTACCATTTTGAGTGTTCTTCAAATCCACCAATCACCTGTAAGACCTCCGATCTCAGTTTCACAAACCAAAcctagaaagaaaaaaagaaaaagcataACATATTTTCAGGTCAGAATTACGAATCATAACAATTTGATTCCACACtaaaccaaaatcaataattgacactagggtttcgaaaattcAATCCTAATCACAAAAAAACTCCTATACTTCACAAGTAAGCAACACTGAAATTTCGCACATTCTCCGTTAGATCTAAGTAATTTCATTGAGAATTGAAAATTGGATCTAAGATTTTAATCTTTACCTTTAGTTGGAGATTGAATCGATAATTCTGTTTCTCCTCCTTCTCTTCGTTCGCAgaaaaaggaaatgaaatttGTAAACAGATTTTACTTTGCTTTGTAGAGAGACGGAAAGAGAGAGTAATAATTTTGTGTATTTTCCGTTCTGTTATTATAaacggagagagagagagagtatttGAGCTGCTTGATGGAAAATTGAGTGGACGGTCGGGATCTCATATATTGgaaattttctttttaatttttttttttatcagttaTCAACAGAAATCGAACACCTTACCTATAACTTGGGAGTTCGACCTCTGGTCAACTAGGCTAATACTTATTATTATATATTGAAAGTTGGCATCACTGTCCGCGGCTACTCCATCAGTTATCATTGCCTCCATATTTTTCATGGCTTCTAAAGTGGGTATCAGTTTGTTGAGGAAGGTACCGAAATTCGTATAAAACaaactagaaaattaaatgttTTATATGGATTTTGGTATACTTCACAGTATCCTGGCATCCCCCGTTAGCGATGTTGATACTTTTTTGGTCTTTCtgcattttttttttcgttttcgtGTGCA
This is a stretch of genomic DNA from Papaver somniferum cultivar HN1 chromosome 1, ASM357369v1, whole genome shotgun sequence. It encodes these proteins:
- the LOC113316044 gene encoding coatomer subunit delta-2-like — its product is MVVLAASIVSKSGKVLVSRQFVDMTRIRIEGLLAAFPKLVGVGKQHTFVETENVRYVYQPMDALYLLLVTNKQSNIVEDLETLRLLSKIVPEYCPAVDEEGICQSGFELIFAFDEVICLGHKENVTISQVKQYCEMESHEENLHKLLRQSKIDDTKDVMKRKASEIDKSKLERGRGGAGGLGSIQSISSRIESSFMDSSISGVGGGIGSGSPFGSSPDLESFINKPKGRPNASATAPPKGGMQLGKTQRTNKFLESLKAEGEVIVEDVKQSGAVSKSAAPPPTDPITLNIEEKLNVILKREGGVSNFDVQGTLMLQILNQEDGLIQAQIETGTNSAVHFKTHPNINKELFSNENILGLKDPNRPFPICPPGDAGVSLLRWRMQSTDESLVPLTINCWPSVSGGDSYVSMEYEASTMFDLHNVVISVPLPALRDTPNVSQVDGDWRYNSRSSMLEWSILLIDNSNRSGSMEFVVPAVDASVFFPISVRFTAAKTFSDLKVVNVLPLRDGPPPKFAQRTQLVTDHYQVV